The following are encoded together in the Brassica napus cultivar Da-Ae chromosome A9, Da-Ae, whole genome shotgun sequence genome:
- the LOC106414986 gene encoding CSC1-like protein At3g54510 isoform X2 — protein MTPESLIASASINIGLAILALWLFSVLKKQPRNAVIYYARLLSDRHRAELPLHSSFSLPRFLPSVAWIPRAFRVPEDDILRRHGLDALVLMRLFKFGIKFFMLCSLLGVALLLPVDYYSESDLPTRKEYSMDAFTISNITRGSNKLWVHFSCLWFISFYALFLLYKEYKEILVKRLQQMRELSHRADQFTVLVRQVPICPEHNTRSCGVDHFFSTHHPFNYHSHQMLYDGRDIEYLLGKQKKLKKELEENRNTDEHKHISISEEKFREFAHKVSQLQSEAMLREKELPVAFVTFKSRRSAALVAQTQQHSNPLELITEMAPEPRDVSWRNLAIPQQILPLNKIGVILAAAALTIFFAIPVTAVQGIAKYEKLKKWFPPAMAVEFIPGLSSVVTGYLPSAILKGFMYIVPYAMLGMAYLGGSISKSKEEIKACNMVFYFLMGNVFFLSVISGSLLDEIGEYFTHPRDIPSHLAAAVSAQGEFFMTYILTDGLSGFSLEILQLGLITFDIIRSCTYGRAKENNTYLFSFPYFRVIPTVSLSILIGMIYAVVAPLMLPFLVGYFCLGYIVYFNQMEDVYEMTYDTCGCFWPIIHHYIFVSIILMQVTMVGLFGLKSKPSAAIATVPLILITIAYNEYCKIRFLPSFKHFPIQKESMLLLGVDGS, from the exons ATGACGCCAGAGAGCTTGATAGCGTCGGCGTCGATCAACATAGGACTCGCCATCCTCGCACTCTGGCTCTTCTCCGTGCTTAAGAAGCAGCCACGCAACGCCGTCATCTACTACGCTCGCCTCCTCTCCGATCGCCACCGCGCTGAGCTTCCTCTCCACTCTTCCTTCTCCCTCCCTCGCTTCCTTCCTTCCGTCGCTTGGATCCCACGAGCTTTCCGTGTCCCTGAGGACGACATCCTCCGCCGCCATGGCCTCGACGCTCTCGTCCTCATGAGGCTCTTCAAATTTGG AATCAAATTCTTCATGTTGTGTTCGTTACTTGGAGTAGCACTGCTTCTTCCTGTTGATTATTACAGTGAGTCAGATTTGCCTACGAGAAAGGAGTACTCGATGGATGCTTTCACTATATCAAATATCACTAGAGGTTCTAACAA GTTGTGGGTGCATTTCTCATGCTTGTGGTTCATATCATTCTATGCGTTGTTTTTGTTGTATAAG GAATACAAAGAGATTCTTGTGAAAAGGCTTCAGCAAATGAGAGAACTAAGTCATCGTGCTGACCAGTTCACTGTTCTTGTCCGGCAAGTTCCAATCTGCCCTGAACATAACACTCGTAGCTGCGGTGTTGACCACTTCTTCTCTACGCATCATCCTTTCAATTATCATTCGCATCAGATGTTGTATGATGGAAGAGATATTGAATACCTTTTG GGGAAGCAGAAGAAGCTTAAGAAAGAGCTAGAAGAAAATAGAAACACAGATGAACATAAACATATATCAATTTCTGAAGAAAAGTTTCGAGAATTTGCTCATAAGGTTTCCCAACTTCAAAGTGAGGCTATGCTCAGAGAGAAG GAGTTACCTGTTGCGTTTGTCACCTTCAAATCACGAAGAAGTGCTGCACTGGTAGCTCAAACACAGCAGCACTCAAACCCTCTAGAACTGATCACTGAAATGGCTCCTGAACCAAGAGATGTGTCATGGAGAAATCTTGCTATCCCTCAACAGATATTGCCTCTCAACAAAATCGGAGTCATCCTTGCAGCAGCAGCACTCACAATTTTCTTTGCTATTCCGGTCACAGCTGTGCAGGGAATAGCAAAGTATGAGAAGCTTAAGAAATGGTTTCCTCCAGCCATGGCTGTTGAATTCAT ACCAGGGCTCAGCTCGGTTGTGACGGGGTACCTCCCAAGCGCAATACTCAAAGGTTTCATGTACATTGTCCCCTATGCTATGCTTGGAATGGCTTATCTCGGTGGTTCTATCTCCAAGAGCAAAGAGGAGATAAAAGCTTGCAATATGgtcttttattttctaatggGGAATGTTTTCTTCTTGAGTGTCATATCTGGTTCATTACTAGATGAAATTGGTGAATACTTCACTCATCCTAGAGACATTCCTAGTCACCTTGCTGCTGCCGTTTCAGCCCAG GGAGAGTTTTTTATGACATACATCTTAACTGATGGGCTGTCTGGATTCTCTTTGGAGATTCTTCAACTGGGGCTGATAACATTTGATATCATAAGATCATGCACTTATGGAAGAGCAAAAGAGAACAACACTTATCTCTTTTCGTTTCCATATTTTAGGGTTATCCCCACAGTGTCCTTATCGATATTGATTGGTATGATATATGCTGTGGTCGCACCATTGATGCTTCCTTTCCTAGTTGGCTATTTTTGCCTTGGATACATTGTCTACTTCAACCAG ATGGAAGATGTGTACGAGATGACATATGATACTTGTGGTTGCTTCTGGCCAATCATTCATCACTATATCTTTGTATCAATTATACTTATGCAAGTCACCATGGTGGGCCTCTTTGGGCTAAAGTCAAAGCCATCTGCAGCTATAGCTACTGTACCTCTCATATTGATCACTATAGCTTACAACGAGTACTGCAAGATCCGCTTCCTCCCATCATTCAAACATTTCCCAATACAG AAAGAATCTATGTTGTTGCTTGGTGTAGACGGCAGTTGA
- the LOC106414986 gene encoding CSC1-like protein At3g54510 isoform X1: MTPESLIASASINIGLAILALWLFSVLKKQPRNAVIYYARLLSDRHRAELPLHSSFSLPRFLPSVAWIPRAFRVPEDDILRRHGLDALVLMRLFKFGIKFFMLCSLLGVALLLPVDYYSESDLPTRKEYSMDAFTISNITRGSNKLWVHFSCLWFISFYALFLLYKEYKEILVKRLQQMRELSHRADQFTVLVRQVPICPEHNTRSCGVDHFFSTHHPFNYHSHQMLYDGRDIEYLLGKQKKLKKELEENRNTDEHKHISISEEKFREFAHKVSQLQSEAMLREKELPVAFVTFKSRRSAALVAQTQQHSNPLELITEMAPEPRDVSWRNLAIPQQILPLNKIGVILAAAALTIFFAIPVTAVQGIAKYEKLKKWFPPAMAVEFIPGLSSVVTGYLPSAILKGFMYIVPYAMLGMAYLGGSISKSKEEIKACNMVFYFLMGNVFFLSVISGSLLDEIGEYFTHPRDIPSHLAAAVSAQGEFFMTYILTDGLSGFSLEILQLGLITFDIIRSCTYGRAKENNTYLFSFPYFRVIPTVSLSILIGMIYAVVAPLMLPFLVGYFCLGYIVYFNQMEDVYEMTYDTCGCFWPIIHHYIFVSIILMQVTMVGLFGLKSKPSAAIATVPLILITIAYNEYCKIRFLPSFKHFPIQTAVEIDEVDEKNGEIEAHYVDAAKAYNRHQPCLERVSLAESPRNLNQPLLGTDSI; encoded by the exons ATGACGCCAGAGAGCTTGATAGCGTCGGCGTCGATCAACATAGGACTCGCCATCCTCGCACTCTGGCTCTTCTCCGTGCTTAAGAAGCAGCCACGCAACGCCGTCATCTACTACGCTCGCCTCCTCTCCGATCGCCACCGCGCTGAGCTTCCTCTCCACTCTTCCTTCTCCCTCCCTCGCTTCCTTCCTTCCGTCGCTTGGATCCCACGAGCTTTCCGTGTCCCTGAGGACGACATCCTCCGCCGCCATGGCCTCGACGCTCTCGTCCTCATGAGGCTCTTCAAATTTGG AATCAAATTCTTCATGTTGTGTTCGTTACTTGGAGTAGCACTGCTTCTTCCTGTTGATTATTACAGTGAGTCAGATTTGCCTACGAGAAAGGAGTACTCGATGGATGCTTTCACTATATCAAATATCACTAGAGGTTCTAACAA GTTGTGGGTGCATTTCTCATGCTTGTGGTTCATATCATTCTATGCGTTGTTTTTGTTGTATAAG GAATACAAAGAGATTCTTGTGAAAAGGCTTCAGCAAATGAGAGAACTAAGTCATCGTGCTGACCAGTTCACTGTTCTTGTCCGGCAAGTTCCAATCTGCCCTGAACATAACACTCGTAGCTGCGGTGTTGACCACTTCTTCTCTACGCATCATCCTTTCAATTATCATTCGCATCAGATGTTGTATGATGGAAGAGATATTGAATACCTTTTG GGGAAGCAGAAGAAGCTTAAGAAAGAGCTAGAAGAAAATAGAAACACAGATGAACATAAACATATATCAATTTCTGAAGAAAAGTTTCGAGAATTTGCTCATAAGGTTTCCCAACTTCAAAGTGAGGCTATGCTCAGAGAGAAG GAGTTACCTGTTGCGTTTGTCACCTTCAAATCACGAAGAAGTGCTGCACTGGTAGCTCAAACACAGCAGCACTCAAACCCTCTAGAACTGATCACTGAAATGGCTCCTGAACCAAGAGATGTGTCATGGAGAAATCTTGCTATCCCTCAACAGATATTGCCTCTCAACAAAATCGGAGTCATCCTTGCAGCAGCAGCACTCACAATTTTCTTTGCTATTCCGGTCACAGCTGTGCAGGGAATAGCAAAGTATGAGAAGCTTAAGAAATGGTTTCCTCCAGCCATGGCTGTTGAATTCAT ACCAGGGCTCAGCTCGGTTGTGACGGGGTACCTCCCAAGCGCAATACTCAAAGGTTTCATGTACATTGTCCCCTATGCTATGCTTGGAATGGCTTATCTCGGTGGTTCTATCTCCAAGAGCAAAGAGGAGATAAAAGCTTGCAATATGgtcttttattttctaatggGGAATGTTTTCTTCTTGAGTGTCATATCTGGTTCATTACTAGATGAAATTGGTGAATACTTCACTCATCCTAGAGACATTCCTAGTCACCTTGCTGCTGCCGTTTCAGCCCAG GGAGAGTTTTTTATGACATACATCTTAACTGATGGGCTGTCTGGATTCTCTTTGGAGATTCTTCAACTGGGGCTGATAACATTTGATATCATAAGATCATGCACTTATGGAAGAGCAAAAGAGAACAACACTTATCTCTTTTCGTTTCCATATTTTAGGGTTATCCCCACAGTGTCCTTATCGATATTGATTGGTATGATATATGCTGTGGTCGCACCATTGATGCTTCCTTTCCTAGTTGGCTATTTTTGCCTTGGATACATTGTCTACTTCAACCAG ATGGAAGATGTGTACGAGATGACATATGATACTTGTGGTTGCTTCTGGCCAATCATTCATCACTATATCTTTGTATCAATTATACTTATGCAAGTCACCATGGTGGGCCTCTTTGGGCTAAAGTCAAAGCCATCTGCAGCTATAGCTACTGTACCTCTCATATTGATCACTATAGCTTACAACGAGTACTGCAAGATCCGCTTCCTCCCATCATTCAAACATTTCCCAATACAG ACGGCAGTTGAAATAGATGAAGTAGATGAAAAGAACGGGGAGATTGAAGCACATTATGTTGATGCTGCAAAAGCTTATAACCGGCATCAACCTTGTTTAGAGCGTGTAAGCTTAGCGGAATCACCAAGGAACTTGAACCAACCGTTGCTTGGGACAGACTCCATTTGA
- the LOC106414986 gene encoding CSC1-like protein At3g54510 isoform X3, whose product MRELSHRADQFTVLVRQVPICPEHNTRSCGVDHFFSTHHPFNYHSHQMLYDGRDIEYLLGKQKKLKKELEENRNTDEHKHISISEEKFREFAHKVSQLQSEAMLREKELPVAFVTFKSRRSAALVAQTQQHSNPLELITEMAPEPRDVSWRNLAIPQQILPLNKIGVILAAAALTIFFAIPVTAVQGIAKYEKLKKWFPPAMAVEFIPGLSSVVTGYLPSAILKGFMYIVPYAMLGMAYLGGSISKSKEEIKACNMVFYFLMGNVFFLSVISGSLLDEIGEYFTHPRDIPSHLAAAVSAQGEFFMTYILTDGLSGFSLEILQLGLITFDIIRSCTYGRAKENNTYLFSFPYFRVIPTVSLSILIGMIYAVVAPLMLPFLVGYFCLGYIVYFNQMEDVYEMTYDTCGCFWPIIHHYIFVSIILMQVTMVGLFGLKSKPSAAIATVPLILITIAYNEYCKIRFLPSFKHFPIQTAVEIDEVDEKNGEIEAHYVDAAKAYNRHQPCLERVSLAESPRNLNQPLLGTDSI is encoded by the exons ATGAGAGAACTAAGTCATCGTGCTGACCAGTTCACTGTTCTTGTCCGGCAAGTTCCAATCTGCCCTGAACATAACACTCGTAGCTGCGGTGTTGACCACTTCTTCTCTACGCATCATCCTTTCAATTATCATTCGCATCAGATGTTGTATGATGGAAGAGATATTGAATACCTTTTG GGGAAGCAGAAGAAGCTTAAGAAAGAGCTAGAAGAAAATAGAAACACAGATGAACATAAACATATATCAATTTCTGAAGAAAAGTTTCGAGAATTTGCTCATAAGGTTTCCCAACTTCAAAGTGAGGCTATGCTCAGAGAGAAG GAGTTACCTGTTGCGTTTGTCACCTTCAAATCACGAAGAAGTGCTGCACTGGTAGCTCAAACACAGCAGCACTCAAACCCTCTAGAACTGATCACTGAAATGGCTCCTGAACCAAGAGATGTGTCATGGAGAAATCTTGCTATCCCTCAACAGATATTGCCTCTCAACAAAATCGGAGTCATCCTTGCAGCAGCAGCACTCACAATTTTCTTTGCTATTCCGGTCACAGCTGTGCAGGGAATAGCAAAGTATGAGAAGCTTAAGAAATGGTTTCCTCCAGCCATGGCTGTTGAATTCAT ACCAGGGCTCAGCTCGGTTGTGACGGGGTACCTCCCAAGCGCAATACTCAAAGGTTTCATGTACATTGTCCCCTATGCTATGCTTGGAATGGCTTATCTCGGTGGTTCTATCTCCAAGAGCAAAGAGGAGATAAAAGCTTGCAATATGgtcttttattttctaatggGGAATGTTTTCTTCTTGAGTGTCATATCTGGTTCATTACTAGATGAAATTGGTGAATACTTCACTCATCCTAGAGACATTCCTAGTCACCTTGCTGCTGCCGTTTCAGCCCAG GGAGAGTTTTTTATGACATACATCTTAACTGATGGGCTGTCTGGATTCTCTTTGGAGATTCTTCAACTGGGGCTGATAACATTTGATATCATAAGATCATGCACTTATGGAAGAGCAAAAGAGAACAACACTTATCTCTTTTCGTTTCCATATTTTAGGGTTATCCCCACAGTGTCCTTATCGATATTGATTGGTATGATATATGCTGTGGTCGCACCATTGATGCTTCCTTTCCTAGTTGGCTATTTTTGCCTTGGATACATTGTCTACTTCAACCAG ATGGAAGATGTGTACGAGATGACATATGATACTTGTGGTTGCTTCTGGCCAATCATTCATCACTATATCTTTGTATCAATTATACTTATGCAAGTCACCATGGTGGGCCTCTTTGGGCTAAAGTCAAAGCCATCTGCAGCTATAGCTACTGTACCTCTCATATTGATCACTATAGCTTACAACGAGTACTGCAAGATCCGCTTCCTCCCATCATTCAAACATTTCCCAATACAG ACGGCAGTTGAAATAGATGAAGTAGATGAAAAGAACGGGGAGATTGAAGCACATTATGTTGATGCTGCAAAAGCTTATAACCGGCATCAACCTTGTTTAGAGCGTGTAAGCTTAGCGGAATCACCAAGGAACTTGAACCAACCGTTGCTTGGGACAGACTCCATTTGA